The window GGAGGTGGACGTCGAGCGCCAACGAGTCACCGTCGTCGTACGGACGGCGGGCGGCGACGCTCCAGTCGTTGAACGGCCCGGCGACGGAGACGCGGTCGGCCGACACCTTCGCCGTCGGTTCGTCGAAGGCCGCCTTCGACGCGCGGAGCGTCGTCTCGTGGCGTTCGTCCGGGAACGCACGAACCGTCTGTTCGTGGACGCCGTTGGGTCCGTCGAGTTGCAGTCGATAGGTTCCGGGCTGGTCCGGCGAGAGGTGGACGACCGTCCCGTCGCTCACGTCGGCCTCGCTGTCGGTAGGCCCGTCGACGAGCGTCCACGAGAACTCGTCGTGACCGTCGGCGTCGGTCCGTGCGCCGTCCGGGCCGACCTCAACGACAGCGTCGAGACCGCGCGGAGCGAGTTCGACGGTCTCCCCCACGCTGGTCGTTCGCGGGGGACCGGGATGATGTGTCGGGTCGTCGGAGTCGGACGGCGCGTCGCCGGCGGCGTCGCCGTCCGGGGTCGGACTGCTCATGCGAGAGTCCGGCGGTGCGGGGAGGCTTGAGGGTTGCGGAACTGCTGAATCTCTGAGATACGATTACAACAAGAATTATACCTCCAGACGCGCGCCTACGTGATATGAGACTGCGTGACGCACTCGACGACCACAAACGACACCGGGACCATCCGACCCGGTTCCCCGGCGAGCGACGCACGACCGCTGGGCTGTTCTCGGGTTCCGTGGACCGCCTAGTCCACGTCGCTCCCGACGGAACGATCGGTGACTTCGGGTACCCCCTCTCCGGATTCTCTGGTATCGCTGACTCGCGGTTCGCGCTTCGATTCGACGACCCACCCGCCGACGTGAATGGCGGCGAAGACGGCGTTCGCTCCACAGACGGCGGCCTCGTCGTGGAGTTCGAAGACGGCGAGCAGTCGTACCACGAGCACACGCCACTGGTGACGACGACGTACGACACGCCGGTCGGCGCGGTGACCCGCTTCGACCTGACGGTCGAGACGGACGCTGGCCAGGCGCACCTCACCCGCTTCGAGTTTAGCGACCCCGACCGGGCGGCTGCCGCAGAAACCGCCGTCCTCTCGGGGTGTACGTTCGCCCCCGAGAGCCGAGACGCCCGCGTCGGGCAACTCCGCCTCGACGGTGCCGTCGAAGTGTTCCACGACCGCGAACACGACTTCATCGCGGGCGACGGCGAGATGCACGTGATCGGCGGCGGACTCCCCGCACGTCCGGACGCCGTCTTATCGCCGGAACCGCACGAGGCCGAGGCCGAGTCGCTCGGCCAGCGCCGTGAGGAGGACCACCTCGGCGGCACGGTCATCGTCAGCCTCCCAGCCCACGACGGCACGGCGACGATGGCGACGCTCGTGACCGACCGCGAGGAGACGACCCGAGAGACGGCGCTGTCGTCGTTCGAGTCGCTGTTCGATCGCGTCGACTCCGCGGTGGCGCTGCAGGAACTGGCGGCCGACTGCGACACCGCCGCGACGGTGCCCGAGGGGTTACCACGGGAGGATGCAGCGGTCGACGACCTCCGGGCGCTGTCGCTGTTGTCCGCGCCGACTGGACTTCGGATCGCCGGCCCGGACTTCGACCCGCACTACGTCCACTCCGGCGGCTACGGCTACACCTGGTTCCGCGACGACGCAGAGATATCGGGCTTTCTCCTCGACGCCGACGACCACTTCGAGTTGGACCTCTCCGAGTGGCACCGCCGGAGCGCCCGGTCGTACGTCGACACGCAACTTCCCGACGGGACGTGGCCCCACCGCGTGTGGCCGCGCAACGGTGCGCTCGCGCCGGGGTGGGCGAACGCTCGGATGGAAGCGACCGACGACCTGGAGTACCAGGCCGACCAGACCGCCAGCGTCGTCGCGTTCCTCGCGCGCGTCCTACGATCACTCCCGGCAGACGACGACCTGTGCGACGCAATCGTCGAGACTCTCGATTCGGCGCTCGACGGGATGGCCGACTCGCTGAGCCACGACGGGCGACCCGTCGCCTGCCAGAACGCGTGGGAGGACTCCGGCGGGCGCTTCGCACACACCGCCGCGCGGTTCCTCGACGCGTACGCCGCCGTCGCCGCCGTCGACGCCGAGCGGTTCCCCCGCGTCGCCGAGGCGACGGAACTCGCGACGGACGTGTACGACGCCCTCGACGACCTCTGGGTGGCCAACCGCGGCGTGTTCGCGGTGAGCGAACACGGACTGGGCGAACTCGACGCTCGCCTCGACTCCGCGACGTTCGCGCTTGCGGACGCCCACCGGACGTACGCCCGCATCGGCGAGGTGGACGAGACGCGCGTCGACCGCCTCGTCGAACACGTCGAGACGACCATCGAGGGCCTGTATCACGCGCCCGCCGACGGCGACGTGGAGGGCCTTATCCGCTACGAGGGAGACGCGTGGCGACAGCGCGAACAGGGCCACGAGAAGATCTGGACCGTCTCGACGGCGTGGGGCGCGAATGCCGCCGCCGAACTCGCCGCGTTCCTCGAGGATCAGGGTGACGCCCGATCCGACCAGTTCGCCGCCCGTTCCCGGCAGTTACTCGGTCTCGTCTCGCCGGACGGCCCGCTGACCGTCCCCGGCGGCTACCTGCCCGAACAGTTCTTCGACGACGGCACGCCCGATAGCGCCACGCCGCTCGGGTGGCCCCACGCCATCCGACTCGCGACGACGGCGCTGCTCGACCAACGAGACGCACTCGCAGGACCAGTGGCCGAGCGACTCGCCGCCGACGACTAACTGCTGAGTCGGCGTTCAGGGTCTGCGTTCACCTGAAGAACGAGTGCGTGAGAATCGGATCCGCCACGGTATCGACCGCGCAGAGGGCGTCGCGTCGGCTTCAGTCGGCCGTTTGTTCGAGTTCTTCGCCCTCACCCGCGATTGGCGAAGACGGTACTTCCCGGCCGTGCGTCAGTGACTCGCCAGTGTCGGTGTCGAACAGGTGGACGTCGGCCTCGTCGAAGGTGATGCGCACCTGTGACCCGACCGACGGCGTGATGCCGCTGTCGACGCGAGCGATGAACTCCGGTCCCAAATCGAGGTAGAGGTAGTTGTCCGACCCGATGGGTTCGAGAACGTCGACCGTCGTCTCGATACCGGGTTCGTCCTTGTCGGCGACGCGGACGTCCTCCGGACGGATCCCCATCCGCACCTCGCGCACCCCGTCGAAGTCCGCGCCCGCGCCGTTCGGCAGGTCGAACGAGAAGTCCGAAGTCGTCCCGTGGAGCGTGATGCCCGACTCGTTCGGTTCGTCTCGCGGGTCGGCGCTCGTCGTGACGCTCGCCTCGAGGACGTTCATCGACGGCGACCCGACGAACCCGCCGACGAACTCGTTTGCGGGGTCGTCGTACACATCGGTCGGGCGGCCTGTCTGCTGGAGTTCGCCGCCGTCGAGGATGGCGATCTGATCGCCCATCGTCATCGCTTCCTCCTGGTCGTGGGTGACGTAGATGGCGGTGATGTCGAGTTCGTCCTGGAGGCGCTGAATCTCGGTGCGCATCGTCGTCCGCAGTTTCGCGTCGAGGTTTGACAGCGGTTCGTCGAACAGGAACACGTCGGGTTCGCGCACGATGGCGCGTCCAAGCGCGACACGCTGTTTTTGCCCGCCGGAGAGTTCGCTCGGCTTGTCTTCGAGCAGGTCCTCGATGCCCATCATCTCGGCCGTCTCGCGGACGCGTTCGCGCCGCTCCTCTTTCTCGAGGTCCGTGCTCATCCTGAGGCCGAACTCCATATTCCCCATCACGGTCTTGTGTGGGTACAGCGCGTAGTTTTGGAACACCATCGCCACGTCGCGCTTGCGAGCGTGCTTGTCGGTGACGTCCTCGCCGTCGATCAGGATGTCCCCACTCGTCGGACGTTCCAGTCCCGCGATCATCCGCAGGGTCGTCGATTTCCCACATCCGGACGGGCCGACAACGGTGAGGAAGTCGCCGTCGTCCACCGATACCGAGAGATCGTCGACGGCGACGATCCGACCACTGTCGAAGGTCTTTCGTAGATTTTCCAGCCGAACGGTAGCCATAGTCCCGTGTGAACGAACCTGATCGTTTAGGTCTTTCCCTCTCGCGCCGATTTGTGAAGTGGTATTTCGTCGTTCTTTTTAGGAAGTGGTCGAGAGGGGGTCGGTATGCAGACACGTGACACGGACGATGCGGCTGACGACGGGGCCACTGAGAGTGGGTCCGACTCGGGCGAGCGGTATGCAGGCTCCGATCGTCGCCGATTTCTCGCTGGAACTGCCGCCGCTGGACTCGCCGGACTCGCTGGCTGTGGCGGAGACACGAACGAGGTGGCGACGGACGCGACTGCCGACGGGAGTGACGGAACTACGCCTGCTAAGACGGCGACATCGACGCCACTACCCGAGCCTCGTGAGGTTGAACTCGCGCCGTTCTGGACGACCGGCGAGAAGATGGGCATCGGCACCGCCGTCGGTGACGGGACAGGATCGACCGCGAGCGCGACCGACGACGACGGCCGCGTGTGGTACAGCCTCACTCGCGGTGCGGTGACCGGGGTTCGGTTCCCGCGCGTCGACCTCCTGAACGTCCGCCGCGTTGACTTTCTTGTGACTGACGGCGGGGGCTACGCCGAACGCACCGCCGAACTCGACCGCCGCGTCGACGACGACGTGTCGCGGACGGTCGTCCCCACTGCCGACGACGCCCTCTGTTATCGCCACGAGTTCGCCGGCGAGTCGCGAGACTGGACGCTCGACGTCGAGTACGTCGCCGACCCCGCACGCGACACCCTCCTCGCGGACGTGCACTTCGACGGCGACGCCGACCTGTCGGTGTACGCGGTGTGTCGCCCTGCCGTAACGACCGGGACCGAAGGTGACGCTGCCGTGCGCGTCACGGCGGGCGACGCGCCGGTCGTGACCGTCGGCGACGACGGTGCCGGTGGTGTCGTCCGCGACGCCGACGGCGACGACTACGACGTGTCGCTGGCGCTGACTGCCTCTTCGGGCTTCGAGTGGGCCACCGCCGCGCCCGTTCCCGACGAGTCGACCGCGCGACTCCTCCGACAGGGTATCGAGGGAGGCGTCTCCCGTGAGACGACCGGCAACGCCGCCTTGGTGGGTCGGTTGGGTACCGAGTCAGTCGAGACGACAGTCGCACTCGGATTCGCCACGGGTACGGGCGACGACGCCGCACCCGTCCGCGTCGCGCGCGATTCGCTCCGGGAGGGGTTCGACGCGGTCCGGGAGTCGTATCGCGCGGGATGGCAGGCGTGGCTCTCAGGCGTCGACGTGCCCGACAGCGTCGCCGACGACGAGGAGTTGGCGGCGCTGTACCGGACGAGCGCGATGGTCCTTCGCGCCTCTGAGGACGCGACATTCGCGGGCGCGGGAGTCGCGAGTCCGTGCGTCCCGTGGGGGGAAGTGATCCTCGCGGAGGAGCCATCGGACGTCGGCTACCACTACGTGTGGGCGCGCGACCTCTACCAGTCGTTCACCGCGCTGGAGGCGATGGGGAAGTCGGAGGCGGCCGTCACCACCGCAGAGTACCTGTTCGACGTGCAACAGCGCGAGGGCGGGTTCGTCCCGCAGAACACCTACCTCGACGGTCGCACCCGCTGGGGGGCCGAACAGTTGGACGAGGTGTCATTCCCGCTCGTGATGGCACGGCGCGCGACGACCGAACACGGCCACTCGTTCGCGGACCTGGCGTTCAGCTACGACGACGTCGCCGCGTCTGCAGACTACGCCCTTCGTAACGGCCCGGGCACGGATCAAGAACGCTGGGAGGAAGAATCCGGCCTGTCGCCGTCGACAATAGCCGCCGAGATTGCTGGCCTCGTCTCCGCCGCCGGCGTCGCCGCCGACCGGGAAGAAACAGCGGACACACTGGTGTGGCTGGCGACCGCCGATCGCTTTCGGTCGGGCGTCCAAGAGTGGTGTGTCACCCGCGAAGGAACCGACCGCCACGACCCGCCGTACTACTTTCGGATCAACGGCAACCGCATTCCTGACGACGGCACCGACCGGACGCTGGCCAACGGCGGGCGAACGTTCGACGAGCGTAACGTCGTCGACGCCGGCTTCCTCGAACTCGTCCGCCTCGGAATCCTCCCCGCAGACGACGACATAATCGAGTCGTCGGTCGACGTCGTCGACGACGCTATCCGGAAAGAGACGCCCCAGGGCCCAGGCTTCTACCGCTACACGGGTGACGGCTACGGTGAGGGCGAGAGCGGCGCACCGTTCCCCGTCGGCACGGACACGCGCGGGCGACTGTGGCCGCTGTTGACCGGTGAGCGAG of the Halobaculum limi genome contains:
- a CDS encoding glycoside hydrolase family 15 protein, whose product is MRLRDALDDHKRHRDHPTRFPGERRTTAGLFSGSVDRLVHVAPDGTIGDFGYPLSGFSGIADSRFALRFDDPPADVNGGEDGVRSTDGGLVVEFEDGEQSYHEHTPLVTTTYDTPVGAVTRFDLTVETDAGQAHLTRFEFSDPDRAAAAETAVLSGCTFAPESRDARVGQLRLDGAVEVFHDREHDFIAGDGEMHVIGGGLPARPDAVLSPEPHEAEAESLGQRREEDHLGGTVIVSLPAHDGTATMATLVTDREETTRETALSSFESLFDRVDSAVALQELAADCDTAATVPEGLPREDAAVDDLRALSLLSAPTGLRIAGPDFDPHYVHSGGYGYTWFRDDAEISGFLLDADDHFELDLSEWHRRSARSYVDTQLPDGTWPHRVWPRNGALAPGWANARMEATDDLEYQADQTASVVAFLARVLRSLPADDDLCDAIVETLDSALDGMADSLSHDGRPVACQNAWEDSGGRFAHTAARFLDAYAAVAAVDAERFPRVAEATELATDVYDALDDLWVANRGVFAVSEHGLGELDARLDSATFALADAHRTYARIGEVDETRVDRLVEHVETTIEGLYHAPADGDVEGLIRYEGDAWRQREQGHEKIWTVSTAWGANAAAELAAFLEDQGDARSDQFAARSRQLLGLVSPDGPLTVPGGYLPEQFFDDGTPDSATPLGWPHAIRLATTALLDQRDALAGPVAERLAADD
- a CDS encoding ABC transporter ATP-binding protein, encoding MATVRLENLRKTFDSGRIVAVDDLSVSVDDGDFLTVVGPSGCGKSTTLRMIAGLERPTSGDILIDGEDVTDKHARKRDVAMVFQNYALYPHKTVMGNMEFGLRMSTDLEKEERRERVRETAEMMGIEDLLEDKPSELSGGQKQRVALGRAIVREPDVFLFDEPLSNLDAKLRTTMRTEIQRLQDELDITAIYVTHDQEEAMTMGDQIAILDGGELQQTGRPTDVYDDPANEFVGGFVGSPSMNVLEASVTTSADPRDEPNESGITLHGTTSDFSFDLPNGAGADFDGVREVRMGIRPEDVRVADKDEPGIETTVDVLEPIGSDNYLYLDLGPEFIARVDSGITPSVGSQVRITFDEADVHLFDTDTGESLTHGREVPSSPIAGEGEELEQTAD
- a CDS encoding glycoside hydrolase family 15 protein is translated as MQTRDTDDAADDGATESGSDSGERYAGSDRRRFLAGTAAAGLAGLAGCGGDTNEVATDATADGSDGTTPAKTATSTPLPEPREVELAPFWTTGEKMGIGTAVGDGTGSTASATDDDGRVWYSLTRGAVTGVRFPRVDLLNVRRVDFLVTDGGGYAERTAELDRRVDDDVSRTVVPTADDALCYRHEFAGESRDWTLDVEYVADPARDTLLADVHFDGDADLSVYAVCRPAVTTGTEGDAAVRVTAGDAPVVTVGDDGAGGVVRDADGDDYDVSLALTASSGFEWATAAPVPDESTARLLRQGIEGGVSRETTGNAALVGRLGTESVETTVALGFATGTGDDAAPVRVARDSLREGFDAVRESYRAGWQAWLSGVDVPDSVADDEELAALYRTSAMVLRASEDATFAGAGVASPCVPWGEVILAEEPSDVGYHYVWARDLYQSFTALEAMGKSEAAVTTAEYLFDVQQREGGFVPQNTYLDGRTRWGAEQLDEVSFPLVMARRATTEHGHSFADLAFSYDDVAASADYALRNGPGTDQERWEEESGLSPSTIAAEIAGLVSAAGVAADREETADTLVWLATADRFRSGVQEWCVTREGTDRHDPPYYFRINGNRIPDDGTDRTLANGGRTFDERNVVDAGFLELVRLGILPADDDIIESSVDVVDDAIRKETPQGPGFYRYTGDGYGEGESGAPFPVGTDTRGRLWPLLTGERAEYELAAGTQSGADAPRSLLSTIAGFANEGRMLPEQVWDREESTGYGWELGAGTGSATPLSWSHAVFVRLANGIDAGAAQGTPSVVRERYQDGPPESPALDVAMPDTTVESSEIRIEGETDASTVAVAVGGDAQLLTIEDGQFATTVDLDDGRNTLVVAAGDPDADAAGVPVTDARADVSVVE